A single region of the Vidua macroura isolate BioBank_ID:100142 chromosome 12, ASM2450914v1, whole genome shotgun sequence genome encodes:
- the HACD3 gene encoding very-long-chain (3R)-3-hydroxyacyl-CoA dehydratase 3, whose translation MAGPSLRPHVHWAQRHRELFLRVDLSDVRNPDITITDNVLHFRAQGHGAKGDNIYEFEIEFLEPVEPKPVCRMTQRQLNITVQKKESNWWERLTKQEKRPLFLAPDFDRWLDESDAEMELKEKEEEKINKMKIESRVPKDPFKHLKKGYLIMYNLVQFLGFSWIFVNMTVRLFILGKDSFYDTFHTISDMMYFCQTLALMEIMNSLIGLVRSPLIPSVVQVFGRNFVLFVILGSLEEMQSKPVVFFIFYFWSITELFRYPYYMLSCIGIEWKPLTWLRYTVWIPLYPLGGLAEAVCIVQSIPIFSETGKFSLGLPNPLNVTIQFPFVLQIYLIALFLGVFVNFRHLYKQRKQHLGPKKRKMK comes from the exons ATGGCGGGGCCCAGCCTGCGGCCGCACGTGCACTGGGCGCAGCGGCACCGCGAGCTCTTCCTGCGCGTGGACCTCAGCGACGTCCGG AACCCGGACATCACCATCACCGATAATGTCCTGCACTTCAGAG CCCAGGGTCACGGTGCCAAAGGAGACAACATATATGAGTTTGAGATCGAATTCCTGGAGCCAGTCGAGCCTAAA cctgtgtgCAGGATGACCCAAAGGCAGCTGAACATCACTGTGCAGAAGAAGGAGAGTAACTGGTGGGAGAGGCTGACCAAGCAGGAGAAGCGCCCGCTCTTCCTGGCGCCCGATTTCGACCGCTGGCTGGATGAGTCGGATGCTGAAATggagctgaaggagaag gaagaagaaaagattaacaaaatgaaaatagaatcCAGAGTCCCAAAAGACC CTTTCAAACACCTGAAGAAGGGCTACCTAATCATGTATAATCTTGTACAGTTTTTGGGATTCTCTTGGATTTTTGTGAACATGACAGTACGACTGTTCATCTTAGGAAAAG ATTCCTTCTATGACACATTTCACACTATTTCTGATATGATGTATTTCTGTCAGACCCTGGCATTAATGGAGATCATGAATTCACTAATAGGACTGGTCAGATCACCGCTGATCCCTTCTGTAGTGCAG gTGTTTGGAagaaactttgttttgtttgttatcCTTGGAAGCTTGGAGGAAATGCAGAGCAAACCTGTGGtgttctttatattttatttctggagtATCACTGAGCTGTTCAG GTATCCCTATTACATGCTTTCCTGCATTGGAATTGAATGGAAACCACTCACCTGGCTCCGTTACACTGTCTGGATCCCTCTCTACCCCTTAGGGGGCTTGGCAGAAG CTGTCTGTATTGTTCAATCCATTCCAATCTTCAGTGAAACCGGGAAATTTAGCCTGGGATTGCCAAATCCACTGAATGTCACAATCCAGTTTCCATTTGTGCTTCAAATATATCTTATAGCCTTGTTTTTAG ggGTATTTGTAAACTTCCGTCACCTCTACAAGCAAAGGAAACAGCACCTTGGAccaaagaagagaaagatgAAGTGA
- the INTS14 gene encoding integrator complex subunit 14 isoform X1: protein MPTVVVMDVSLSMTRPVSVEGSEEYQRKHLAAHGLTMLFEHMATNYKLEFTALVVFSSLWELMVPFTRDYNTLQEALSNMDDYDKTCLESALLGVCNIVQQEWGAAIPCQVVLVTDGCLGIGRGSLRHSLATHSQRSDSNRFPLPFPFPSKLYVMCMANLEELQSTDSLDCLERLIDLNNGEGQIFTIDGPLCLKNVQSMFGKLIDLAYTPFHAVLKCGHLTSDVQVFPRPEPFIIDEEIDPIPKAINTDLEIVGFVDIADISSPPVLSRHLVLPIALNREGDEVGPGITDDTEDENSANQIAGKIPNFCVLLHGSLKVEGMVALVQLGPEWYGMLYSQADSKKKSNLMMSLFEPGPEPLPWLGKMAQLGPISDAKENPYGEDDNKSPFPLQPKNKRSYAQNVTVWIKPSGLQTDVQKILRNARKLPEKTQTFYKELNRLRKAALAFGFLELLKGVADMLERECTLLPDTAHPDAAFQLTHAAQQLKVASTGASEYAAYDHNIAPLQTDFSSSSTERM from the exons ATGCCCACGGTGGTGGTGATGGACGTGTCGCTGTCCATGACGCGGCCGGTGTCGGTGGAGGGCTCCGAGGAGTACCAGCGCAAGCACCTGGCTGCCCACGGGCTCACCATGCTCTTCGAGCACATGGCCACCAACTACAAGCTGGAGTTCACGGCCTTGGTGGTGTTTTCATCCCTCTGGGAGCTCATGGTGCCTTTCACACGAGACTACAACACGCTCCAG GAAGCCCTGAGTAACATGGATGATTATGACAAAACCTGTTTGGAGTCGGCGCTGCTGGGGGTTTGCAATATTGtccagcaggaatggggggcAGCAATTCCTTGCCAG GTTGTCCTGGTCACCGACGGCTGCCTGGGCATCGGCAGGGGCTCCCTGCGCCACTCCCTGGCCACCCACAGCCAGCGCAGCGACAGCAACAGGTTCCCGCTGCCCTTCCCGTTCCCGTCCAAGCTCTATGTCATGTGCATGGCCAACCTGGAAGAG CTTCAAAGCACAGATTCCTTAGACTGCCTGGAACGGCTCATTGATTTAAACAATGGGGAAGGGCAGATTTTCACCATTGATGGCCCCCTGTGCCTGAAGAATGTGCAGTCCATGTTTGG AAAGCTAATAGACCTGGCTTACACACCATTCCATGCTGTCCTCAAGTGTGGCCACTTAACATCTGATGTGCAAGTATTTCCCAGACCAGAGCCTTTCATTATAGATGAGGAAATAGACCCCATTCCTAAAGCAATTAATACAG ATCTAGAAATTGTTGGGTTTGTAGATATTGCAGACATTTCCAGCCCTCCTGTCTTGTCCAGGCACTTGGTACTGCCCATTGCACTTAACAGAG AGGGGGATGAGGTGGGACCTGGGATCACAGATGACACTGAAGATGAGAATTCAGCTAATCAGATTGCTGGGAAAATCCCCaacttctgtgttttattaCATGGCAGCCTGAAAGTGGAAGGCATGGTGGCTCTCGTCCAGTTGGG GCCAGAGTGGTATGGAATGCTTTATTCACAAGCTGATAGCAAGAAGAAATCAAACCTCATGATGTCACTCTTTGAACCTGGCCCTGAGCCCCTCCCATGGCTGGGGAAGATGGCACAGCTTGGCCCCATTTCAG aTGCAAAAGAAAATCCTTATGGGGAGGATGACAATAAGAGCCCTTTCCCTTTGCAGCCCAAGAACAAGCGCAGCTATGCCCAGAATGTCACTGTCTGGATCAAACCCAGTGGCCTCCAG ACAGATGTACAGAAGATCTTGAGAAATGCAAGGAAACTCcctgaaaaaacacaaaccttCTATAAA GAGCTGAATCGTTTGCGGAAGGCAGCTCTGGCCTTTGgcttcctggagctgctgaagggcGTGGCAGACATGCTGGAGCGGGAGTGCACCCTGCTCCCCGACACCGCCCACCCCGACGCCGCCTTCCAGCTCACACACGCGGCCCAGCAGCTCAAAGTGGCAAGTACTGGAGCCTCGGAATACGCTGCCTATGATCACAACATTGCTCCTCTGCAGACAGACTTTTCCAGTAGCAGCACTGAGAGAATGTGA
- the INTS14 gene encoding integrator complex subunit 14 isoform X2 codes for MPTVVVMDVSLSMTRPVSVEGSEEYQRKHLAAHGLTMLFEHMATNYKLEFTALVVFSSLWELMVPFTRDYNTLQEALSNMDDYDKTCLESALLGVCNIVQQEWGAAIPCQVVLVTDGCLGIGRGSLRHSLATHSQRSDSNRFPLPFPFPSKLYVMCMANLEELQSTDSLDCLERLIDLNNGEGQIFTIDGPLCLKNVQSMFGKLIDLAYTPFHAVLKCGHLTSDVQVFPRPEPFIIDEEIDPIPKAINTDLEIVGFVDIADISSPPVLSRHLVLPIALNREGDEVGPGITDDTEDENSANQIAGKIPNFCVLLHGSLKVEGMVALVQLGPEWYGMLYSQADSKKKSNLMMSLFEPGPEPLPWLGKMAQLGPISDAKENPYGEDDNKSPFPLQPKNKRSYAQNVTVWIKPSGLQTDVQKILRNARKLPEKTQTFYKWKKRKMKFQAHLATP; via the exons ATGCCCACGGTGGTGGTGATGGACGTGTCGCTGTCCATGACGCGGCCGGTGTCGGTGGAGGGCTCCGAGGAGTACCAGCGCAAGCACCTGGCTGCCCACGGGCTCACCATGCTCTTCGAGCACATGGCCACCAACTACAAGCTGGAGTTCACGGCCTTGGTGGTGTTTTCATCCCTCTGGGAGCTCATGGTGCCTTTCACACGAGACTACAACACGCTCCAG GAAGCCCTGAGTAACATGGATGATTATGACAAAACCTGTTTGGAGTCGGCGCTGCTGGGGGTTTGCAATATTGtccagcaggaatggggggcAGCAATTCCTTGCCAG GTTGTCCTGGTCACCGACGGCTGCCTGGGCATCGGCAGGGGCTCCCTGCGCCACTCCCTGGCCACCCACAGCCAGCGCAGCGACAGCAACAGGTTCCCGCTGCCCTTCCCGTTCCCGTCCAAGCTCTATGTCATGTGCATGGCCAACCTGGAAGAG CTTCAAAGCACAGATTCCTTAGACTGCCTGGAACGGCTCATTGATTTAAACAATGGGGAAGGGCAGATTTTCACCATTGATGGCCCCCTGTGCCTGAAGAATGTGCAGTCCATGTTTGG AAAGCTAATAGACCTGGCTTACACACCATTCCATGCTGTCCTCAAGTGTGGCCACTTAACATCTGATGTGCAAGTATTTCCCAGACCAGAGCCTTTCATTATAGATGAGGAAATAGACCCCATTCCTAAAGCAATTAATACAG ATCTAGAAATTGTTGGGTTTGTAGATATTGCAGACATTTCCAGCCCTCCTGTCTTGTCCAGGCACTTGGTACTGCCCATTGCACTTAACAGAG AGGGGGATGAGGTGGGACCTGGGATCACAGATGACACTGAAGATGAGAATTCAGCTAATCAGATTGCTGGGAAAATCCCCaacttctgtgttttattaCATGGCAGCCTGAAAGTGGAAGGCATGGTGGCTCTCGTCCAGTTGGG GCCAGAGTGGTATGGAATGCTTTATTCACAAGCTGATAGCAAGAAGAAATCAAACCTCATGATGTCACTCTTTGAACCTGGCCCTGAGCCCCTCCCATGGCTGGGGAAGATGGCACAGCTTGGCCCCATTTCAG aTGCAAAAGAAAATCCTTATGGGGAGGATGACAATAAGAGCCCTTTCCCTTTGCAGCCCAAGAACAAGCGCAGCTATGCCCAGAATGTCACTGTCTGGATCAAACCCAGTGGCCTCCAG ACAGATGTACAGAAGATCTTGAGAAATGCAAGGAAACTCcctgaaaaaacacaaaccttCTATAAA tggaagaagagaaagatgaAGTTCCAGGCACATTTGGCCACACCATAA
- the SLC24A1 gene encoding sodium/potassium/calcium exchanger 1 isoform X2 yields MHLPRRRRLRRNRILFLLAIVLVLSVCQLQFSPSALPASHRAPQPTDPVKVTSRDLASNKTAVRGNATAPKIRHCIYVDPEPAVPVTTSMGTTPQQENASESSPDEKPPYESKGEYPQDLFSVEERRQGWVVLHIFGMMYVFVALAIVCDEYFVPALGVITEKLEISEDVAGATFMAAGGSAPELFTSLIGVFISHSNVGIGTIVGSAVFNILFVIGTCALFSRQILHLTWWPLFRDITFYIVDLLMLILFFLDSVIDWWESLLLLTAYATYVFTMKQNVFLEQWVKQELKKKLNAVQAAPAEHMQKTSRAVVDDGTMKPPDVRKLQAGPALQRGSSSASLHNSQMRGTIVQLMIHTLDPLAEAKLKDRVDILSNVAKVKAEALEGQGSQPEEGKKAPSSLQVTPASDSEPSKDTQKADVPQDGQPLSSSDTSDDSSSESQEDSDGDSTEGDENDEPLSLEWPESRTKQAIYLFLFPIVFPLWSTLPDVRNSESKKFFVITFFGAILWIAAFSYLMVWWAHQVGETIGISEEIMGLTILAAGTSIPDLITSVIVARKGLGDMAVSSSVGSNIFDITVGLPVPWFLFSIFNGLSPVAVSSNGLFCAIVLLFLMLLFVILSIAACRWKMNKLLGLTMFALYFVFLIISVMLEDKIISCPVSV; encoded by the exons ATGCATTTACCACGGAGGAGGCGGCTACGGAGGAACCGAATCCTCTTCTTGCTTGCCATAGTGTTGGTCCTCTCTGTCTGCCAGCTCCAGTTCAGCCCCTCTGCCCTTCCAGCATCACACAGAGCCCCCCAACCCACGGACCCTGTCAAAGTGACCTCCAGGGACCTCGCCAGCAACAAGACTGCTGTAAGAGGCAATGCCACAGCACCCAAAATAAGGCACTGCATCTATGTGGATCCTGAGCCAGCCGTGCCCGTCACCACGTCAATGGGGACAACaccacagcaggaaaatgccAGTGAAAGCTCCCCAGATGAAAAACCACCCTATGAGTCCAAAGGAGAATATCCCCAGGACCTGTTCAGTGTGGAAGAACGCAGGCAAGGGTGGGTTGTCCTTCACATCTTTGGCATGATGTATGTATTTGTGGCCTTGGCCATAGTGTGTGATGAGTATTTTGTCCCTGCTTTGGGAGTGATCACTGAGAAGTTGGAGATCTCTGAAGATGTGGCTGGAGCCACCTTCATGGCAGCGGGTGGATCAGCACCAGAACTCTTCACGTCCCTCATAGGTGTCTTCATCTCACACAGCAATGTCGGCATCGGTACCATTGTGGGCTCAGCAGTGTTTAATATCCTCTTTGTCATTGGCACCTGTGCCCTCTTCTCGAGGCAGATACTCCACCTGACATGGTGGCCCTTATTTAGAGACATCACATTCTACATTGTAGACTTACTGATGCTCATCCTGTTTTTCCTAGACAGTGTCATTGATTGGTGGGAAAGCCTCCTTTTACTGACTGCCTATGCCACATACGTGTTCACCATGAAACAGAATGTGTTCCTGGAGCAATGGGTGAAGCAGGAGCTGAAAAAGAAGCTAAatgctgtgcaggcagcaccagcagagcaTATGCAGAAG ACAAGCAGGGCAGTTGTAGATGATGGAACAATGAAGCCACCAGATGTGAGGAAGCTGCAG GCTGGGCCAGCCCTGCAGCGGGGCAGCAGCTCGGCCTCCCTGCACAACTCCCAGATGCGCGGCACCATCGTCCAGCTCATGATCCACACCCTGGACCCCCTGGCAGAAG CAAAACTGAAAGACAGGGTTGACATCCTGAGCAACGTGGCCAAGGTCAAGGCTGAGGCCCTGGAAGGACAAGGCTCCCAGCCAG aagagggaaagaaagcacCAAGCAGCCTCCAGGTAACTCCTGCCAGTGACTCTGAGCCCAGCAAAGATACACAGAAGGCAGATGTGCCACAGGATGGACAG CCCCTGTCAAGCAGTGACACCTCAGACgacagcagctctgagagcCAGGAGGACAGTGATGGTGACAGCACAGAGGGTGATGAAAACGATGAGCCCTTATCTCTGGAATGGCCAGAATCAAGGACAAAACAAGCAATTtaccttttcctcttccccatTGTCTTTCCTCTCTGGAGCACTCTGCCTGATGTCAGAAACTCG GAatcaaaaaaattctttgtcaTCACATTTTTTGGAGCCATCCTCTGGATTGCTGCATTCTCTTATCTCATGGTGTGGTGGGCTCACCAG GTTGGTGAAACAATTGGGATATCAGAGGAAATTATGGGGTTGACCATACTGGCAGCAGGCACATCCATCCCTGACCTCATCACCAGTGTCATCGTGGCCCGGAAGGGCTTGGGGGACATGGCCGTGTCCAGCTCTGTGGGCAGCAACATCTTTGACATCACTGTTGG CCTGCCAGTTCCCTGGTTCCTTTTTTCTATCTTCAATGGCCTCAGCCCCGTGGCAGTCAGCAGCAATGGTTTGTTTTGTGCAATTGTTCTCCTTTTCCTCATGCTCCTGTTTGTGATTCTCTCTATTGCTGCCTGTAGATGGAAAATGAACAAATTACTGGGCCTCACCATGTTTGCTCTTTACTTTGTGTTTCTGATCATCAGTGTGATGTTAGAGGACAAGATAATATCCTGCCCAGTATCTGTATGA
- the SLC24A1 gene encoding sodium/potassium/calcium exchanger 1 isoform X1, translating into MHLPRRRRLRRNRILFLLAIVLVLSVCQLQFSPSALPASHRAPQPTDPVKVTSRDLASNKTAVRGNATAPKIRHCIYVDPEPAVPVTTSMGTTPQQENASESSPDEKPPYESKGEYPQDLFSVEERRQGWVVLHIFGMMYVFVALAIVCDEYFVPALGVITEKLEISEDVAGATFMAAGGSAPELFTSLIGVFISHSNVGIGTIVGSAVFNILFVIGTCALFSRQILHLTWWPLFRDITFYIVDLLMLILFFLDSVIDWWESLLLLTAYATYVFTMKQNVFLEQWVKQELKKKLNAVQAAPAEHMQKTSRAVVDDGTMKPPDVRKLQAGPALQRGSSSASLHNSQMRGTIVQLMIHTLDPLAEAKLKDRVDILSNVAKVKAEALEGQGSQPEEGKKAPSSLQVTPASDSEPSKDTQKADVPQDGQVQPLSSSDTSDDSSSESQEDSDGDSTEGDENDEPLSLEWPESRTKQAIYLFLFPIVFPLWSTLPDVRNSESKKFFVITFFGAILWIAAFSYLMVWWAHQVGETIGISEEIMGLTILAAGTSIPDLITSVIVARKGLGDMAVSSSVGSNIFDITVGLPVPWFLFSIFNGLSPVAVSSNGLFCAIVLLFLMLLFVILSIAACRWKMNKLLGLTMFALYFVFLIISVMLEDKIISCPVSV; encoded by the exons ATGCATTTACCACGGAGGAGGCGGCTACGGAGGAACCGAATCCTCTTCTTGCTTGCCATAGTGTTGGTCCTCTCTGTCTGCCAGCTCCAGTTCAGCCCCTCTGCCCTTCCAGCATCACACAGAGCCCCCCAACCCACGGACCCTGTCAAAGTGACCTCCAGGGACCTCGCCAGCAACAAGACTGCTGTAAGAGGCAATGCCACAGCACCCAAAATAAGGCACTGCATCTATGTGGATCCTGAGCCAGCCGTGCCCGTCACCACGTCAATGGGGACAACaccacagcaggaaaatgccAGTGAAAGCTCCCCAGATGAAAAACCACCCTATGAGTCCAAAGGAGAATATCCCCAGGACCTGTTCAGTGTGGAAGAACGCAGGCAAGGGTGGGTTGTCCTTCACATCTTTGGCATGATGTATGTATTTGTGGCCTTGGCCATAGTGTGTGATGAGTATTTTGTCCCTGCTTTGGGAGTGATCACTGAGAAGTTGGAGATCTCTGAAGATGTGGCTGGAGCCACCTTCATGGCAGCGGGTGGATCAGCACCAGAACTCTTCACGTCCCTCATAGGTGTCTTCATCTCACACAGCAATGTCGGCATCGGTACCATTGTGGGCTCAGCAGTGTTTAATATCCTCTTTGTCATTGGCACCTGTGCCCTCTTCTCGAGGCAGATACTCCACCTGACATGGTGGCCCTTATTTAGAGACATCACATTCTACATTGTAGACTTACTGATGCTCATCCTGTTTTTCCTAGACAGTGTCATTGATTGGTGGGAAAGCCTCCTTTTACTGACTGCCTATGCCACATACGTGTTCACCATGAAACAGAATGTGTTCCTGGAGCAATGGGTGAAGCAGGAGCTGAAAAAGAAGCTAAatgctgtgcaggcagcaccagcagagcaTATGCAGAAG ACAAGCAGGGCAGTTGTAGATGATGGAACAATGAAGCCACCAGATGTGAGGAAGCTGCAG GCTGGGCCAGCCCTGCAGCGGGGCAGCAGCTCGGCCTCCCTGCACAACTCCCAGATGCGCGGCACCATCGTCCAGCTCATGATCCACACCCTGGACCCCCTGGCAGAAG CAAAACTGAAAGACAGGGTTGACATCCTGAGCAACGTGGCCAAGGTCAAGGCTGAGGCCCTGGAAGGACAAGGCTCCCAGCCAG aagagggaaagaaagcacCAAGCAGCCTCCAGGTAACTCCTGCCAGTGACTCTGAGCCCAGCAAAGATACACAGAAGGCAGATGTGCCACAGGATGGACAG GTACAGCCCCTGTCAAGCAGTGACACCTCAGACgacagcagctctgagagcCAGGAGGACAGTGATGGTGACAGCACAGAGGGTGATGAAAACGATGAGCCCTTATCTCTGGAATGGCCAGAATCAAGGACAAAACAAGCAATTtaccttttcctcttccccatTGTCTTTCCTCTCTGGAGCACTCTGCCTGATGTCAGAAACTCG GAatcaaaaaaattctttgtcaTCACATTTTTTGGAGCCATCCTCTGGATTGCTGCATTCTCTTATCTCATGGTGTGGTGGGCTCACCAG GTTGGTGAAACAATTGGGATATCAGAGGAAATTATGGGGTTGACCATACTGGCAGCAGGCACATCCATCCCTGACCTCATCACCAGTGTCATCGTGGCCCGGAAGGGCTTGGGGGACATGGCCGTGTCCAGCTCTGTGGGCAGCAACATCTTTGACATCACTGTTGG CCTGCCAGTTCCCTGGTTCCTTTTTTCTATCTTCAATGGCCTCAGCCCCGTGGCAGTCAGCAGCAATGGTTTGTTTTGTGCAATTGTTCTCCTTTTCCTCATGCTCCTGTTTGTGATTCTCTCTATTGCTGCCTGTAGATGGAAAATGAACAAATTACTGGGCCTCACCATGTTTGCTCTTTACTTTGTGTTTCTGATCATCAGTGTGATGTTAGAGGACAAGATAATATCCTGCCCAGTATCTGTATGA